The following are encoded together in the Ezakiella massiliensis genome:
- a CDS encoding bifunctional 5,10-methylenetetrahydrofolate dehydrogenase/5,10-methenyltetrahydrofolate cyclohydrolase — MKELRGKVVADQIKEGLSKDIEELKAKGINPTIAVVRVGENDSDISYERAIVKASEAIGLLVRLVTLKESTTTEELEAELVKLNNDKEVHGILMFRPLPKHIDQDRMQNIIVAEKDVDAMNPINLEKIFEGDPTGLEPATPRAAVEMIKGHGYELEGKDVVVINRSMVVGKPLSMMLLQENATVTICHSRTKDLKAHTKRADIVVTALGRPAMLDKSYFTEDSIVIDVGVGTTADGKLSGDVNFDDVKDFVAAITPVPRGVGSITTTILLSQVVKACKNQNK; from the coding sequence ATGAAAGAATTAAGAGGCAAGGTTGTTGCTGATCAAATTAAAGAAGGCCTATCAAAAGATATAGAAGAATTAAAAGCTAAGGGTATTAATCCTACAATTGCTGTTGTAAGAGTTGGCGAAAATGATTCAGATATTTCTTATGAAAGGGCTATAGTCAAAGCTTCAGAAGCTATTGGCTTGTTGGTAAGACTCGTTACTTTGAAAGAATCGACCACAACAGAAGAATTGGAAGCTGAACTTGTTAAGTTAAACAATGACAAAGAAGTTCATGGAATTTTAATGTTTAGACCACTTCCAAAGCACATTGACCAAGACAGGATGCAAAATATTATCGTAGCTGAAAAAGACGTTGACGCTATGAACCCTATAAATCTAGAAAAGATTTTTGAAGGCGATCCAACAGGACTAGAACCTGCAACTCCAAGAGCAGCTGTTGAAATGATCAAAGGACACGGCTATGAACTTGAAGGTAAGGACGTTGTTGTAATCAATAGGTCAATGGTTGTTGGTAAGCCACTTTCAATGATGCTTTTACAAGAAAATGCCACAGTTACTATTTGCCATTCCAGAACCAAGGATTTAAAGGCTCACACAAAAAGAGCTGACATAGTTGTAACTGCTTTGGGTAGACCTGCCATGCTTGATAAGTCTTACTTCACAGAGGACTCAATTGTAATTGACGTCGGAGTAGGCACAACAGCGGATGGCAAGTTATCAGGCGACGTAAACTTTGACGATGTTAAAGATTTTGTTGCAGCTATTACTCCAGTTCCACGTGGAGTTGGATCTATCACCACAACAATTCTTTTAAGCCAAGTTGTAAAGGCTTGTAAAAACCAAAACAAATAA